A genomic window from Vitis riparia cultivar Riparia Gloire de Montpellier isolate 1030 chromosome 18, EGFV_Vit.rip_1.0, whole genome shotgun sequence includes:
- the LOC117906109 gene encoding transcription factor bHLH93-like: protein MEVNEHGFLEELLALRGDPWETIPTGMNEFFSHGWGFDYRFDENPVTFLPNSSFEAFSGPIEPGFGYSFNEMYSPFGDEFSTPQVTDSSYTKQDTPPFPTQEDYPFPMMEEEEPAVHPGVDLHNMGLQATCKVEPIQSTEFPVFNVGVCNEVKNKRTKKVEGQPSKNLMAERRRRKRLNDRLSMLRSVVPKISKMDRTSILGDTIDYMKELLERINNLQEENEVDSSQLNLLGIFKDLKPNEIMVRNSPKFDVERRNMDTRIEICCAGKPGLLLSTVNTLEALGLEIQQCVISCFNDFSMQASCSEELEKRTMVSSEELKQALFRNAGYGGRCL from the exons atgGAGGTGAATGAACATGGCTTCTTGGAGGAGTTACTCGCTCTAAGAGGAGACCCTTGGGAAACCATTCCTACAGGAATGAATGAGTTCTTCTCACATGGCTGGGGTTTTGATTATCGTTTTGATGAAAACCCAGTTACTTTTCTTCCAAACTCTTCCTTCGAAGCATTCTCCGGACCTATTGAACCAGGGTTCGGTTACTCATTCAATGAAATGTACAGCCCATTTGGAGATGAATTCTCCACACCCCAGGTTACCGATTCCTCCTACACAAAGCAAGATACACCCCCATTTCCAACTCAAGAAGATTATCCATTTCCGATGATGGAGGAGGAGGAACCTGCAGTTCACCCTGGGGTCGATCTCCACAACATGGGGCTTCAAGCTACTTGTAAAGTGGAGCCAATTCAATCCACTGAATTTCCAGTTTTCAACGTGGGCGTATGTAACGAGGTAAAGAATAAGCGGACCAAGAAGGTGGAAGGGCAACCTTCCAAGAATCTAATGGCTGAGAGAAGGCGCAGGAAGCGATTGAATGACCGGCTTTCAATGCTAAGATCTGTTGTCCCCAAAATTAGCAAG ATGGACAGGACATCTATACTTGGAGATACCATAGATTACATGAAGGAGCTATTAGAGAGAATCAACAATCTGCAGGAAGAAAATGAAGTGGACTCCAGTCAGTTGAACTTGCTGGGCATATTCAAGgacttaaaaccaaatgaaatcATGGTCAGAAATTCGCCTAAG TTTGATGTGGAAAGAAGAAACATGGATACCCGGATAGAAATTTGCTGTGCAGGGAAGCCAGGATTGTTACTATCTACAGTAAATACCCTGGAAGCATTAGGACTTGAGATTCAACAGTGTGTTATTAGTTGTTTCAATGATTTCTCAATGCAAGCTTCTTGCTCAGAG GAATTGGAGAAGAGAACAATGGTAAGTTCTGAGGAACTAAAGCAAGCATTATTTAGAAATGCAGGGTATGGAGGAAGGTGTCTGTAG